tttgtttttttttttcctattaaaaatcaaaatgttttacagcaaaCGATTTGATTATACTTCCTTGGAGACCACTAAAAgagatggatgaataaataaataaataaataaataaaaaataaataaataaataagactcTCCAGCACTTTCTTGCCTTGGATCAATGCCAAAAACATGTACTTTGGTTAGTTGCCCAGATATGCCCGTGATAAAATGGAGCGCCGTGGATAAGGAAGGGAATTATCACGGTAACAAAGAGAAATAACATCTGCTCGGACGGGCTTTCGCATCTCTCGTTGTCACTTTACCTCAAGTCCACATGCTGGTTCAGTTCTCATCtcagtttttaaagaaagttgGTAATACATTAATTGCAGCACATATTAAGAAGATGCATTACTCTGAGATCCTTGGAAACGTTTCTTTCTCGGCAAATTAAAGGTATTCATCAGTACAATTCTACAGTATTTGAGTGAATTTAAGTGCCGTGACTTTATGTCTGTTTTCTCCCAAAGGCCTCAATCAACCCTTTAACAGAGCAAACGATCCCGGATAAACTACAGAGGGAGCCGAGCACTACGATTAGGACGTCAAAGATCTTGAGCTTCCTGCTCAGCTTGCTCCACTTGAGCTGCAGGTGGAAGAGCGAGGGCAGCAGGAAGGTCATGGCAGCACCGGTGACGCTCCCCGTGAGCCCCATGAGCAGTGAGAAATGAGGGACGAACGTGGCAATGAGGAAGGTGAGCAGGAGAAGGCAGCCCCGCAGTGCCAGTGCCGTCCCCGCCCTCCGGGTGGAATCCGCGCCCCACTTGGAAACGCAGCCTTGGAGGACCTCGGCCGCTGCGTAGAAGGGCAGCGGGTAGGAGAGGAGGGCTTTGGCAAGCAAGCAGAGGTTGACCACCGTGCGCAACGCAGCGGGCAGATTGTCCGTGATGACCTCCTTAGTGTCCTCGCCCCACGTGAGGAAGGCCAGCATGGAGAAGGCGGTCTTGAAAACGCAGGCAAGGACGTGCGTCCAAGTCATCATGCTGGAGAAGTTCCCTCGCTCCTCCATGCTGCCCTCAAGGGTGGGCAGGAAGACCTGGGAGGTGTAGCTGAAGATAATAACCCCGATGGACACCAGTAATTTCTCAAAGTCTACAGAGATGGCcattctcctccagcaccagcgGTGCGCCTGCGTCAGGCAACAGGCGACAACCGTGAAGGTGATGAGGAACTGTGCGAGAGAGCAGAGCAGGCTGAGCCTGGAGACTACGCGCAGGTCACGGATCAGCACGCATGGCACCAGAGGCAGGACGCTGGCCATGGACCAGGCAGCCAAAGGCAGCGGGGGGCCCAGGAAGCTGTGGGACACAAGGTTACTGCTGACCACCAGGTAGAGGACACAGGTCATGGACAGCTCCACCACCTGGGCCGCGTTGACGACCACTCCACCCAGCCGGGGACAGAGCCCCGCGCAGCAGGCGTTGGCCACGTCCTCGTAGCTGTTCCTCACGCGGATGAGCCGCCCCTCTTCGTCCTCCTCGTAGAGACACGAGATCAGGATCTTGCCGGTGTAGCTGCAGATGACGGCGGCCAGCACAAGGAGCAGCAGGCCCAGGTAGCCGCTCTGCAGCAGCGCATAGGGCAGCCCGAGAACAAAGATACCCTGGCAGGGGGGCAAAACAGCAAGGACTGCACTGGGAGAAGACA
This genomic window from Scleropages formosus chromosome 1, fSclFor1.1, whole genome shotgun sequence contains:
- the LOC108928481 gene encoding vesicular inhibitory amino acid transporter, whose protein sequence is MGERDIVTTLVFSCAPQQSSSSRPKAQEFSTVPSVRRHPGEMSWLRLGWPATPEGLLRGSGFGHSGHGDEERLGLAQRDELSHTYGDEGEVSAERGAQDPPGTPPSICPRITTWEAGWNVTNAIQGIFVLGLPYALLQSGYLGLLLLVLAAVICSYTGKILISCLYEEDEEGRLIRVRNSYEDVANACCAGLCPRLGGVVVNAAQVVELSMTCVLYLVVSSNLVSHSFLGPPLPLAAWSMASVLPLVPCVLIRDLRVVSRLSLLCSLAQFLITFTVVACCLTQAHRWCWRRMAISVDFEKLLVSIGVIIFSYTSQVFLPTLEGSMEERGNFSSMMTWTHVLACVFKTAFSMLAFLTWGEDTKEVITDNLPAALRTVVNLCLLAKALLSYPLPFYAAAEVLQGCVSKWGADSTRRAGTALALRGCLLLLTFLIATFVPHFSLLMGLTGSVTGAAMTFLLPSLFHLQLKWSKLSRKLKIFDVLIVVLGSLCSLSGIVCSVKGLIEAFGRKQT